A stretch of the Methylocystis iwaonis genome encodes the following:
- a CDS encoding FAD-dependent oxidoreductase, with translation MIQNLMTSSADQKLEADVAIIGGGTVGLVIAVLLSRKGLRVVVVESGQEQQTEDRHPLNEVIQTGAIYKGAEEGRFRCLGGSSTRWGGALIPFLPQDADPIAGWDAIWPVGVEAFTRYQGDVEQMFGVSEGPYDAPEVVGHKEAAQLDFIPRLAKAIPVSNRNTANLLRKELERESGPQIWLGATVSDFSLDSGGRMETVCARSLNGRLLSVKAREVVVAAGAIESTRILLLLDRRYGHRIFAPDNILGRFFHDHLAAPTARIQVSDDRALNRTAGIRFEEKMLRFLRFEPNPKLRKRLGSCTGFAHISFASHSQNGLDALRGIVGARQEGRFPSTSDLLLLASQLPWFARAVWWRVAEKRLLYPPGATHQLEMVIEQTPLARNRITLSSERGDFFGNPLAEIDWRPSDEDARNAARLTEHFVRFWEASALASVATFEIKPQATILEELASGGGVYHPGGSTRMGKSPTTGVVDKNLQTFAIPNLSVLSTSAFPTGGGANPTMMLLMAAFRLADRLTPRLLKTGRTYCLES, from the coding sequence ATGATCCAAAATCTCATGACATCAAGCGCGGACCAAAAGTTGGAGGCTGACGTCGCCATTATCGGCGGAGGCACGGTCGGTCTCGTTATCGCCGTTCTCCTTAGTCGAAAAGGCTTGCGCGTCGTCGTCGTCGAGTCGGGTCAAGAACAGCAGACGGAAGACAGGCACCCTCTCAATGAGGTCATCCAAACTGGGGCTATTTATAAGGGCGCCGAGGAAGGACGATTCCGTTGCCTCGGGGGCTCCTCCACCAGATGGGGCGGCGCCCTGATCCCTTTCTTGCCACAGGACGCCGATCCCATCGCGGGTTGGGACGCCATATGGCCCGTCGGCGTGGAAGCCTTCACCCGCTACCAGGGCGACGTCGAACAAATGTTTGGCGTCAGTGAGGGCCCATACGACGCGCCCGAAGTGGTTGGCCATAAGGAGGCCGCTCAGCTCGATTTCATACCCCGCCTTGCCAAGGCTATACCGGTCTCCAATCGAAACACGGCGAATCTTTTGCGTAAGGAGCTCGAACGCGAAAGCGGTCCGCAGATATGGCTCGGCGCCACAGTCAGTGATTTCTCTCTCGACTCTGGCGGACGCATGGAAACCGTTTGCGCGAGGAGTTTGAATGGCCGGCTCCTTTCCGTGAAAGCGCGGGAAGTTGTCGTCGCCGCCGGCGCCATCGAGAGCACGCGCATTCTCCTCCTTTTGGACCGGCGCTACGGGCACAGAATCTTTGCCCCCGACAACATCCTCGGCCGTTTTTTCCATGACCATCTCGCGGCGCCGACGGCCCGAATACAGGTCTCTGACGATCGGGCTTTGAACAGGACCGCGGGAATCCGCTTCGAAGAAAAGATGCTCAGATTTCTTCGTTTCGAGCCGAACCCGAAATTACGCAAAAGGCTTGGCTCGTGCACCGGTTTCGCGCATATTTCCTTTGCCTCTCATTCGCAAAACGGTTTGGACGCCTTACGTGGAATCGTCGGCGCGCGACAAGAGGGACGATTTCCTTCCACGAGCGATTTATTGCTTCTGGCGTCCCAATTGCCCTGGTTTGCCCGCGCAGTCTGGTGGCGCGTGGCGGAGAAACGCCTACTCTATCCGCCAGGCGCGACTCACCAACTCGAGATGGTTATCGAGCAGACCCCCCTCGCGAGAAACCGGATCACACTTTCCTCCGAGCGAGGGGATTTCTTTGGGAATCCTCTCGCCGAGATAGATTGGCGTCCAAGTGACGAAGACGCCCGTAACGCCGCCAGATTGACCGAACATTTCGTGCGCTTCTGGGAGGCAAGCGCACTCGCCTCGGTCGCCACTTTCGAGATCAAGCCACAAGCGACGATTCTCGAAGAGCTGGCGTCGGGAGGAGGCGTCTATCACCCTGGAGGCTCGACCAGGATGGGAAAAAGTCCAACTACCGGCGTGGTCGATAAAAACCTCCAAACATTCGCCATCCCGAATCTGAGCGTCCTCTCAACGTCGGCTTTTCCCACCGGCGGAGGCGCAAACCCGACGATGATGTTACTGATGGCGGCGTTTCGGCTTGCCGATCGGCTTACGCCGCGGCTGCTCAAAACAGGCAGAACATACTGCTTAGAATCTTGA
- a CDS encoding NosD domain-containing protein, with translation MAVRTAIIASAFGDVIIFSPGLFHLGEIALKSGVTFQGENAILSATSSSPIFTADPNDSHDIRIDSFCFLGSGANPMRGVIRLFGNASPDSVSNIEISNSTFRHNGLTFNFLKRARISGNRFEDVAAGGSGVYGYNLDNSSIDHNVFKNVYQGMSIVLGDVENQGRNIIVSDNVGLGISRMGIEIQGKAPPRPGESRNLLVQGNRFSTWNNPAADTIGYSIVTDGGVGTKVIGNYVQTTLRTGIGIEISGENAVAERNYVDGFEVGITAYSAGDVITGNTIINSAHRPASTFGRSDVTVSNNDTVKVENQAPFEPDDPGDRRCIIQPSEHH, from the coding sequence TTGGCGGTCAGAACCGCGATCATCGCGTCAGCCTTTGGCGATGTAATTATCTTTTCTCCGGGGCTATTTCACCTTGGCGAAATCGCCCTCAAATCGGGCGTTACATTTCAAGGAGAGAACGCAATCCTGAGCGCGACGAGCTCGAGCCCAATCTTTACCGCGGATCCAAACGACAGCCACGACATCAGGATCGATTCTTTCTGCTTCTTGGGCAGCGGCGCCAATCCAATGCGGGGCGTGATCAGACTGTTTGGGAATGCGTCGCCCGATTCCGTGTCGAACATCGAGATTTCGAACTCGACGTTTCGACATAACGGACTGACCTTCAATTTCCTGAAACGCGCGCGGATATCGGGCAACCGGTTCGAGGACGTCGCCGCAGGCGGCTCCGGCGTCTACGGGTATAATCTCGATAATTCGTCGATCGACCACAACGTCTTCAAAAATGTTTATCAGGGAATGAGCATCGTACTCGGTGACGTCGAGAATCAGGGACGGAACATTATCGTCTCGGATAATGTCGGACTGGGGATTTCCCGTATGGGAATCGAGATCCAGGGAAAGGCTCCGCCACGACCCGGAGAAAGTCGGAATCTTCTCGTTCAAGGCAATCGCTTCTCGACCTGGAACAATCCGGCCGCTGACACAATCGGATATTCGATCGTCACCGACGGTGGAGTAGGGACAAAGGTAATCGGCAATTATGTGCAAACGACACTGCGGACCGGCATTGGAATTGAGATTTCCGGCGAGAATGCAGTTGCGGAGCGAAATTATGTCGACGGATTTGAAGTGGGGATTACGGCCTATTCCGCCGGCGACGTCATAACGGGCAATACTATCATCAACAGCGCCCATCGCCCGGCGTCCACATTCGGGCGCAGCGACGTAACGGTCTCCAACAATGATACTGTCAAGGTCGAAAACCAGGCGCCGTTCGAACCAGACGACCCCGGGGATCGGCGCTGCATTATCCAGCCTTCCGAGCATCATTAA
- a CDS encoding methanobactin export MATE transporter MbnM, with amino-acid sequence MTHRRLAILLTAFTLISPAAHGGADQNESAWRWSLPDFLPPPRVPTDNPMSESRFQLGRKLFYDTRLSGNGKESCASCHLQRLAFTDGRKLGVGATGQNTPRNAPSIANVSWRATLTWANPAMVTLERQMEAPLFGEDPIEMGVNDKNRKEILSRFANDATYRQDFAAAFPGEAEPLTFGNIIKAIAVFERGAVSANSKYDLYLQGKATLTPEEIRGKDLFFGEKAECHHCHGSVNFDDQFYHAKSRGVETPFHNTGLYNLDKDGSYPAPNRGVYENTHKPEDMGTFRAPSLRNIAVTAPYMHDGSVATLEDAVEIYAAGGRNLKEGPLAGDGRHNPNKSALIVPIDLSEQEKSDLIAFLKTLTDESFLSSPRFSDPWNGASPSIGVSVVTPPH; translated from the coding sequence ATGACTCATCGTCGTCTTGCCATCCTTCTGACGGCTTTCACGCTGATCTCTCCCGCAGCTCATGGAGGAGCGGACCAAAACGAGTCTGCATGGCGCTGGTCCTTGCCGGATTTCTTGCCGCCGCCTCGCGTCCCGACGGACAATCCAATGTCGGAGTCCCGCTTCCAGCTCGGGCGCAAGCTGTTTTACGACACACGGCTGTCGGGAAACGGGAAGGAAAGCTGCGCCTCGTGCCATTTGCAGCGTCTCGCGTTCACAGACGGGCGCAAGCTCGGCGTGGGCGCCACGGGCCAGAACACGCCGCGCAATGCGCCGAGCATTGCAAACGTGTCCTGGCGCGCGACGCTTACCTGGGCCAACCCGGCAATGGTCACGCTGGAGCGACAGATGGAAGCCCCGCTCTTTGGCGAAGACCCGATCGAAATGGGCGTCAACGACAAGAACCGGAAGGAAATTCTTTCGCGCTTTGCAAATGACGCAACCTATCGCCAAGATTTCGCAGCGGCTTTCCCCGGTGAAGCGGAGCCGCTCACCTTTGGAAACATCATCAAAGCGATCGCCGTATTCGAACGCGGCGCTGTGTCAGCGAATTCGAAATACGACCTCTACCTCCAAGGAAAGGCGACGCTGACCCCCGAGGAAATCCGCGGCAAGGATCTGTTTTTCGGAGAGAAAGCCGAGTGCCATCACTGCCATGGGAGCGTCAATTTCGACGATCAGTTTTATCACGCCAAATCCCGTGGCGTCGAAACGCCGTTCCACAATACAGGGCTATATAATCTCGACAAGGACGGGTCATATCCAGCGCCCAATCGCGGCGTTTACGAGAACACTCACAAGCCAGAAGATATGGGGACATTCCGCGCGCCCAGTCTGCGGAACATCGCCGTGACAGCGCCTTACATGCACGACGGAAGCGTTGCAACTCTCGAGGATGCTGTCGAGATCTATGCCGCCGGCGGGCGGAACCTGAAGGAAGGCCCCTTGGCCGGCGATGGACGCCACAATCCAAACAAGAGCGCGCTGATCGTTCCGATTGATCTCAGCGAGCAAGAGAAATCCGATCTCATCGCGTTTTTGAAAACGCTTACGGATGAGTCTTTCCTCTCGTCACCGCGTTTCAGCGATCCGTGGAACGGCGCCTCGCCCTCGATCGGCGTCTCGGTCGTTACTCCGCCTCATTGA
- a CDS encoding MbnP family copper-binding protein, producing the protein MYIFRVLALFVAVSAPLGVARAAQDDRGDKQQVAIRFSLAAGGNPVRCGQDIPGLGTGGRSAQLRDARLYISAAALIDAAGREVPIELDQNDWQYANVALLDFEDKTGKCVGNADIYDTIKGLAPKGRYRGVSFVVGVPSVVRDKEGKDIFLNHSNFATAPAPLDIQAMAWNWQAGRKFIKVEVDPEGGVTRPPITPKLAPGSADGATASAIGAPAMADAAKPAPAKVNADGTVTVSTWMLHLGSTGCRGDAVKGEITSCASANRIPVKFASFDPARQRVVLDLAALFSGIDLGQDKGFSTGCMSGPADPECGPMFENLALRLKETALDANDAGKPSGAVTKIFRVEAAK; encoded by the coding sequence ATGTACATTTTTCGGGTGTTGGCGCTGTTTGTGGCGGTTTCTGCGCCTCTTGGCGTCGCGCGAGCCGCGCAGGACGATCGAGGCGACAAGCAGCAGGTCGCAATTCGTTTCTCATTGGCGGCTGGAGGCAATCCGGTCCGATGCGGGCAAGACATTCCTGGCCTCGGAACCGGCGGCCGCTCTGCGCAGCTCCGTGATGCGAGACTCTATATCTCGGCTGCCGCGCTCATCGACGCCGCCGGGCGCGAGGTTCCCATCGAATTGGACCAGAATGATTGGCAGTACGCAAACGTCGCTTTGCTGGATTTCGAGGACAAGACCGGCAAATGCGTCGGCAATGCCGACATATACGACACGATCAAGGGGCTGGCGCCGAAAGGACGCTATCGCGGCGTCAGCTTCGTCGTCGGCGTTCCAAGCGTCGTAAGGGATAAAGAGGGAAAGGACATCTTTCTCAATCACTCGAACTTCGCGACGGCGCCGGCGCCTCTCGACATTCAGGCGATGGCCTGGAATTGGCAGGCCGGGCGTAAGTTCATCAAGGTCGAAGTCGATCCGGAGGGAGGCGTGACGCGCCCTCCGATCACGCCCAAGCTTGCGCCGGGCAGTGCGGACGGCGCTACGGCGAGCGCCATTGGCGCTCCCGCAATGGCCGATGCGGCGAAGCCGGCGCCTGCGAAGGTCAACGCCGATGGCACAGTCACCGTATCGACCTGGATGCTGCATTTAGGCTCGACTGGGTGTCGTGGCGACGCGGTAAAAGGCGAGATCACCTCTTGCGCCAGCGCCAATCGAATTCCGGTAAAATTTGCGTCATTCGACCCGGCCCGACAACGCGTGGTTTTAGATTTGGCGGCCTTGTTCTCCGGCATCGATCTCGGCCAAGACAAGGGCTTCTCGACGGGATGCATGAGCGGCCCCGCCGACCCCGAATGTGGGCCGATGTTCGAGAATTTGGCGCTTCGGCTCAAAGAAACCGCCCTTGACGCGAACGACGCCGGTAAACCATCCGGCGCGGTCACGAAAATTTTCCGTGTGGAGGCCGCGAAATGA
- the mbnB gene encoding methanobactin biosynthesis protein MbnB → MRIGLNFTLGDTYDMVKRLLAEGHIDYCEFLIDNFFCVDPAEIAGAFDCPVGFHVMYSRFLESDEATLVEFAKRLRDYIDAADPIYVSDHILRFSHDGRQFFHLGEIDYFAEYDFVRDRALRWQELVGQKIHFENYPSIMDGGLEAPRFFERLIDDTGAGVLFDASNAICSHRNCGTPLESWRRVIGSAEHFHVAGYRQSLIEPYIALDTHAEALAADTLSFLRDYRSVFDKSGATITYERDDEIEFDAIVEDLKEIRKIFAEPMEGHRNELVLSAHES, encoded by the coding sequence ATGCGCATCGGCCTCAATTTCACGCTCGGCGACACATATGATATGGTGAAGCGATTGCTCGCTGAAGGTCATATCGACTACTGCGAGTTCCTGATCGACAATTTTTTCTGCGTCGACCCTGCGGAAATTGCCGGCGCTTTTGATTGCCCTGTCGGCTTCCACGTGATGTATTCGCGTTTTCTGGAAAGCGACGAGGCGACGCTCGTCGAATTCGCGAAGAGATTACGCGATTACATAGACGCCGCTGATCCGATCTACGTCTCGGATCATATTTTGCGGTTTTCGCATGACGGCAGGCAATTTTTTCATTTAGGAGAAATTGACTATTTTGCAGAGTATGATTTCGTGCGCGATCGGGCGCTGCGCTGGCAGGAACTGGTAGGCCAGAAAATTCATTTCGAAAATTATCCCTCCATCATGGATGGCGGCCTCGAAGCGCCTCGCTTTTTCGAACGCCTCATCGACGACACCGGCGCAGGCGTGCTCTTCGACGCCTCCAACGCGATCTGTTCCCATCGTAATTGCGGGACTCCCCTAGAGTCATGGCGACGCGTCATCGGTTCAGCCGAGCATTTTCACGTCGCCGGATACAGGCAATCTCTGATCGAGCCATATATCGCATTGGATACTCACGCCGAGGCGCTGGCGGCGGACACTTTGAGCTTCCTGCGGGATTACAGGTCGGTCTTCGATAAATCGGGCGCGACGATCACTTACGAGCGCGACGACGAGATCGAGTTCGACGCCATCGTCGAGGATCTCAAAGAGATAAGAAAAATATTCGCCGAACCGATGGAAGGTCATAGGAATGAACTTGTCTTATCCGCCCACGAGAGCTGA
- a CDS encoding aldo/keto reductase yields the protein MRNVLLDGTNLRLSRIGFGTGRLFSLRSIGSTSARHRLLTAAYDSGITHFDTAPSYGSGIAESDLRAILASHPDATVATKVGIYTAGGEDQTPISVALRKGVGKILPSLCKKTVDWSVDRARRSLDGSLRRLGRERVDLYLLHEPHAHLLAADEWLQWLECERDRVANFGIACEAGRLAPFLASESPLAKIVQCSDSVEGREADVLIQAGRPLQLTFGYFSEAKRHPNFCAEKALAGALRRNSAGCILVSTGRPERIGGLVSAVDKHDATAAVACAS from the coding sequence ATGCGAAACGTCTTGCTCGACGGGACCAATTTGCGTCTATCGAGGATCGGATTTGGCACAGGTCGGCTTTTTAGCCTGCGCTCCATAGGCTCGACGTCCGCGCGTCATCGTCTTCTCACGGCGGCCTATGATTCGGGAATCACGCATTTCGACACGGCGCCCTCTTATGGAAGCGGCATCGCGGAGAGCGACTTGCGAGCAATCCTGGCTTCGCATCCAGACGCGACGGTTGCGACGAAAGTTGGGATTTACACAGCAGGGGGTGAAGATCAGACGCCCATTTCTGTAGCCCTTCGGAAAGGCGTAGGAAAAATCTTACCATCCCTTTGCAAGAAGACCGTGGATTGGAGTGTCGATCGAGCGCGAAGATCCCTCGACGGAAGCTTAAGGCGGCTGGGTAGGGAGCGTGTCGATCTCTATCTGCTGCACGAACCTCACGCCCATCTGCTGGCCGCCGACGAGTGGCTTCAGTGGCTCGAATGCGAGCGGGATCGCGTGGCGAATTTCGGAATTGCATGTGAAGCGGGACGGCTTGCGCCATTTCTTGCCAGCGAGTCGCCGCTCGCCAAGATCGTACAATGTAGCGACAGCGTCGAGGGCCGCGAAGCAGACGTCTTGATCCAAGCCGGCCGCCCCCTTCAGCTCACCTTCGGCTATTTTTCTGAAGCGAAGCGTCATCCGAATTTTTGCGCGGAAAAAGCGCTCGCAGGCGCGCTGCGACGAAATTCCGCCGGATGCATCCTCGTATCGACAGGGCGGCCGGAGCGAATTGGCGGTCTCGTGAGCGCCGTCGATAAGCACGACGCGACCGCGGCGGTCGCGTGCGCCTCTTAG
- the mbnC gene encoding methanobactin biosynthesis protein MbnC, translated as MNLSYPPTRADRDLYPALMSIEESENFPRDHKSFVRIDTSLRVYWHTLFDICPDLLTLSGPDGMAIFRPFMAWAARRRLAFDWSFYLWVYVWLQESEFRDRLDRDGLLQTIMGASAARWAILDRSKDCGIVIGCADTSDLVVGWKCHSIRGGRQIELIEPEEALPPPANTFGYFTQPDFELGGFPGWQGLSR; from the coding sequence ATGAACTTGTCTTATCCGCCCACGAGAGCTGATCGCGATCTCTACCCCGCGCTCATGTCGATCGAAGAGAGCGAAAACTTCCCGCGAGATCATAAGTCATTCGTGCGCATCGACACGAGCCTTCGCGTCTACTGGCACACGCTGTTCGATATATGTCCGGATTTACTGACTCTCTCGGGCCCGGATGGGATGGCGATCTTTCGACCCTTTATGGCGTGGGCCGCGCGCCGGCGTCTGGCCTTCGACTGGTCGTTTTATCTCTGGGTATATGTGTGGCTGCAAGAGTCGGAATTCAGGGATCGGTTGGATCGAGACGGGCTGCTTCAAACGATCATGGGCGCCTCTGCAGCGCGCTGGGCGATCCTCGATCGCAGCAAGGACTGTGGAATTGTGATCGGCTGCGCCGACACAAGCGATCTCGTGGTGGGCTGGAAATGCCACAGCATCCGGGGTGGGCGGCAAATCGAGCTCATCGAGCCCGAGGAAGCGCTGCCGCCGCCAGCCAATACGTTCGGGTATTTTACGCAGCCCGATTTCGAGCTCGGCGGATTTCCCGGATGGCAAGGCTTGTCGAGATGA
- a CDS encoding methanobactin precursor domain-containing sigma factor, whose amino-acid sequence MRHSSTLERLFRNHHRALTSRAKRLIGAHEAEDIVQEAYLKMLEKGDWENVTNVRSYLSKTASNIAIDWLRRERARSKSIANDVAFTQLASGEASVAVASIESDPMFHLRMILGHLPPDCLRIFLLSRVLGHSHAEVAKETGLSVRTVYRCINRVLELLDVDSSKAEGQLAQRSREPSRPSIGAHKKKLIQKSPICPAPIVLPNGPPNSEPRPIKVGQIHTRRNAMKIRIAKRVELNVIGRASARCASTCAMTNG is encoded by the coding sequence ATGCGCCATTCATCCACCCTCGAGCGCTTGTTTCGCAATCACCATCGCGCGCTCACAAGCCGAGCGAAACGTCTGATCGGCGCACACGAAGCCGAGGACATCGTCCAAGAGGCTTATCTAAAAATGCTCGAAAAGGGAGATTGGGAAAATGTAACCAACGTCCGGAGCTATCTATCGAAGACCGCCTCGAACATCGCAATCGATTGGCTTCGCCGGGAGAGGGCGCGCAGCAAGTCCATCGCCAACGACGTAGCATTCACACAATTGGCGAGTGGCGAGGCGTCTGTTGCCGTCGCCTCGATCGAATCGGACCCGATGTTTCACTTGAGAATGATCCTCGGCCATCTGCCGCCGGATTGCCTCAGAATCTTCCTCCTAAGCCGGGTTCTCGGGCACAGCCACGCCGAGGTGGCGAAAGAAACCGGCCTGTCCGTTCGAACTGTCTATCGCTGTATCAATCGCGTACTCGAGCTTCTGGATGTCGATTCTAGCAAAGCTGAAGGCCAGTTGGCGCAACGGTCCCGGGAACCCAGCCGACCTTCAATTGGCGCCCATAAGAAAAAACTAATTCAGAAGAGTCCGATTTGTCCGGCGCCGATCGTCTTACCTAACGGGCCTCCCAATTCGGAGCCTCGTCCGATCAAAGTCGGACAAATTCACACTAGGAGAAACGCTATGAAAATTCGCATTGCCAAGCGCGTCGAGCTCAATGTCATCGGTCGCGCCAGCGCCCGTTGCGCGTCGACCTGCGCGATGACGAACGGCTAA
- a CDS encoding lipopolysaccharide biosynthesis protein, with product MEGPSAATVDDAQGEQKATALDFARLRKAPSGLLHFIKIMSAIAEQAIFAGTNFMLTVLLVRWMPIDHVGVYSFCYSLIIVTCMLFEALVSEPIPILGPARYANRLRCYTGAVVVLHFATSVLASLALLAAGSIFHDRGSPLIAETMVGAIIAAPLLFLRPMTQQLCYTHSYNGLFALGGVAYAILAPAFLFVLHIAGVLRPSYAIISIGGAMALPCLFIMVVFLRPDLRLARVGSMIREVLRDHWRYGRWAIIAQTNHWLGGNIFHLVGPSMIGLEATAAVRAIFNMILPVNLATAATLSAAAPTLARYHSANQRDRYRRTLGLFAGTVLSGTAVYAFLFSFVGMQAIHYCYRGAFDKLVSPSLIVWLCVIPVLSVLNAIVELNLRLNGKMKSIALSKFAWTASTMTIGIAACAAFGLLGVFIGWALSSVILLSRNIWCSYRLSKRASDAQGHRD from the coding sequence ATGGAAGGACCTTCCGCCGCGACTGTTGATGACGCGCAGGGCGAACAGAAGGCGACGGCGCTCGACTTTGCGCGTCTGAGAAAAGCGCCCAGCGGGTTACTTCATTTCATCAAAATCATGTCGGCCATTGCCGAACAAGCTATTTTCGCCGGCACGAACTTCATGCTGACCGTTTTGCTCGTGCGCTGGATGCCGATCGATCACGTGGGCGTCTACAGCTTCTGCTATTCCCTGATTATCGTTACCTGTATGCTATTCGAAGCGCTCGTGTCTGAGCCAATTCCGATCCTCGGGCCCGCCAGATACGCAAATCGCCTGCGCTGCTATACGGGAGCGGTCGTCGTCCTGCATTTTGCTACGTCGGTGTTAGCATCTTTGGCGCTTCTGGCGGCGGGATCGATTTTTCACGATCGCGGATCCCCCCTCATTGCGGAGACGATGGTGGGGGCCATCATTGCGGCGCCGCTGCTGTTCCTGCGACCGATGACGCAACAGTTGTGTTACACGCATTCCTATAACGGATTGTTTGCGCTTGGCGGAGTGGCTTACGCCATCTTGGCGCCGGCATTTCTGTTCGTTCTGCACATCGCCGGCGTTCTGAGGCCGTCTTACGCCATTATCTCGATCGGGGGAGCGATGGCTCTTCCCTGCCTGTTTATTATGGTCGTATTTCTTCGTCCCGATTTAAGGCTCGCGCGCGTCGGGTCGATGATCCGCGAGGTGTTGCGCGACCATTGGCGCTATGGGCGCTGGGCCATTATCGCTCAGACGAACCACTGGCTCGGCGGCAATATTTTCCACTTGGTGGGACCGTCGATGATCGGCCTCGAGGCAACTGCAGCCGTCCGCGCTATTTTCAACATGATCTTGCCGGTAAATCTTGCGACGGCGGCGACTTTATCGGCGGCCGCGCCAACGCTTGCGAGGTACCATTCGGCCAACCAGCGCGATCGATACCGAAGAACGCTCGGGCTTTTCGCCGGCACAGTTTTGAGCGGGACCGCCGTCTACGCGTTCCTGTTTTCTTTCGTTGGCATGCAAGCCATTCACTATTGTTATAGAGGCGCGTTCGACAAGCTCGTTAGCCCGTCGCTGATCGTGTGGCTTTGTGTCATCCCGGTGCTTTCCGTTTTGAACGCAATCGTGGAGCTCAACTTACGCCTCAACGGCAAGATGAAATCCATAGCCCTTTCTAAATTTGCTTGGACGGCGTCAACGATGACGATCGGCATAGCCGCATGCGCGGCATTTGGATTGTTGGGCGTCTTCATCGGTTGGGCGCTGAGTAGCGTAATTCTTCTCAGCCGCAACATATGGTGTTCCTACCGGTTATCGAAGCGTGCGTCTGATGCGCAAGGTCACAGGGACTAG
- a CDS encoding acyltransferase family protein: MGPRASTASSHSEFVSIQILRAFAAFMIVVWHSHLSIKNFEDTYWRSDSFEYMQEHYLFPFRHLDFGVDIFFCLSGFIMCMLVMSGKEAQFRLYVSRRVARIYPMYWFFSLLVVAAYALNKNFNVGGLSGDRAADIQRIALSLSLIPQYKAPVLGVAWTLIQEMIFYCSVALILMFNGSRRLVAWIASLSAVCIALYLAGIDLVNGQLLSLYYVEFLFGALAYRFHRSVAPRAPVAQILLAVALYVVVGAALERWRSPGPSLLRVFGCGTMGFFFITGSIGLERWASQTSLTTRFLRVMGDSSYVLYLSHWLVLSALGKIGGLFVGLPRPAILLWHAGSIAAAVSFALAFHFSVEKPFNKWLWRLLPTRKERSAASTDEHFAPSIHGSDFAEGKERVLVGTPAQLAGAGSSEKAS, from the coding sequence ATGGGCCCACGCGCTTCGACCGCGAGTAGCCATTCAGAATTCGTATCGATCCAGATATTGCGGGCTTTCGCCGCATTCATGATCGTTGTCTGGCATTCACATCTTTCTATAAAGAACTTCGAAGATACGTACTGGCGATCCGACAGCTTTGAATACATGCAAGAACACTACCTGTTCCCGTTCAGGCACCTTGATTTTGGGGTGGATATTTTTTTCTGCCTCAGCGGCTTTATAATGTGTATGCTTGTCATGAGTGGGAAGGAGGCACAATTTAGGCTATATGTTTCCAGGAGGGTCGCTAGAATATACCCGATGTATTGGTTTTTCTCGCTTCTCGTGGTTGCCGCCTATGCATTGAACAAGAATTTCAATGTTGGCGGACTCTCGGGAGATAGAGCGGCGGACATTCAAAGAATTGCCTTATCGCTGTCTCTCATTCCCCAATATAAAGCGCCGGTGCTCGGCGTCGCCTGGACGCTTATCCAGGAAATGATATTTTATTGTAGCGTGGCGCTGATTTTGATGTTCAATGGCTCGAGACGCCTCGTTGCCTGGATCGCCTCTTTATCTGCGGTCTGCATAGCTCTGTATTTGGCTGGAATCGACCTCGTCAACGGGCAATTGTTGAGCCTCTATTACGTGGAATTTTTGTTCGGAGCGTTGGCCTACCGCTTTCATCGAAGCGTCGCTCCGCGCGCGCCAGTTGCTCAGATTTTGTTGGCCGTCGCACTTTATGTTGTTGTGGGGGCGGCGCTCGAGCGTTGGCGAAGCCCCGGTCCTTCTTTGCTGCGCGTATTCGGCTGCGGAACAATGGGGTTTTTCTTCATCACAGGCTCGATTGGGCTCGAGAGATGGGCGTCACAAACGTCTTTGACGACGCGCTTCCTGCGGGTGATGGGAGATAGCTCGTACGTGCTGTATCTCAGCCACTGGCTCGTGCTTTCAGCTCTCGGTAAGATTGGCGGGCTATTCGTCGGACTGCCCCGACCAGCAATCTTGCTTTGGCACGCGGGCTCGATTGCAGCCGCGGTCTCTTTTGCTCTCGCATTCCACTTTTCCGTCGAAAAGCCCTTCAATAAATGGCTGTGGCGGCTTTTGCCCACTCGAAAAGAACGCTCGGCGGCTTCTACTGACGAACATTTTGCGCCGTCGATCCACGGCAGCGATTTTGCCGAGGGCAAGGAGAGAGTTTTAGTTGGGACGCCGGCCCAACTTGCCGGCGCGGGCTCGTCTGAGAAAGCCTCCTAA